From one Nematostella vectensis chromosome 7, jaNemVect1.1, whole genome shotgun sequence genomic stretch:
- the LOC116616247 gene encoding keratin-associated protein 10-4 isoform X1 → MGRRRTLRKSFHKRQAMVSPGVLAVVLFTLVNPGRGQTGQTGRTRQTKEFDAESSQCTLRGDSMCHQYWAVRMRNMTCHVSKQFNACDQLCHGGKCNQSCVAPKECRQRCFAGACKDMKCDSHKCRQHCLRSACSSQCKSKECKQECNLSSCNLACEPGVKRCVQKCKAGNCIMRCPRGVQYCEQSCVYGNCLMFCEADKCKRSCRAGSKCAYLDRPKPPPTQRSLIDNCNYGEVNRTCYQDCIAGSCDIKSDAPDKNHSQVCFGGRCNFDCTNDFKCSQVCIGKGCGKLICTADMCLQECVSGNCEMDCRSTKKCSQICRGGGCRMTCLSSKTHLCRQFCTGGGCDMTCNAKNCAPSCHAGHCKYTRNRPAESSVLKICDSSDHGVCRQVCAHVEGCDLQCNHYNSFHSCNQTCDDGMCKMSCTTKEVCNQNCAGSQCYTMTCNAKSCVQICNGGECGLIECNAERCSQLCFGHGCHMKCSAKVKYCDQACTGAGNCIFDCHAQTCTVTLL, encoded by the exons ATGGGGCGTCGCCGGACATTAAGAAAGTCTTTTCATAAACG ACAGGCCATGGTGTCCCCCGGTGTTTTGGCTGTTGTCCTTTTCACTTTGGTCAATCCTGGACGTGGACAGACCGGACAAACTGGACGGACCAGACAGACCAAGGAATTTGACGCGGAGTCTTCCCAGTGTACACTGCGCGGCGACTCGATGTGTCACCAGTACTGGGcagtacgcatgcgcaacatGACGTGTCACGTGAGCAAGCAGTTTAATGCCTGTGATCAGCTGTGCCATGGCGGGAAATGCAACCAATCATGTGTTGCACCGAAAGAATGTCGCCAGAGATGCTTTGCTGGCGCTTGTAAGGACATGAAGTGTGACTCTCATAAGTGTCGGCAACATTGCTTGCGCAGTGCTTGCAGCTCGCAATGTAAGAGCAAGGAGTGTAAACAAGAGTGCAACCTGAGTAGCTGCAACTTGGCGTGTGAACCTGGAGTCAAACGCTGCGTACAGAAATGCAAGGCTGGAAATTGCATCATGCGTTGCCCGCGAGGGGTGCAATATTGCGAGCAATCTTGCGTATATGGTAACTGCCTCATGTTCTGTGAGGCGGACAAGTGTAAACGGTCTTGTCGTGCGGGAAGCAAGTGCGCGTACTTGGATCGGCCAAAGCCCCCTCCTACACAGCGATCCCTGATTGATAACTGCAACTATGGCGAGGTGAACAGGACGTGTTACCAAGATTGCATTGCGGGCTCATGCGACATCAAAAGCGACGCCCCAGACAAGAACCACAGCCAGGTGTGCTTTGGTGGTAGATGCAATTTCGATTGTACGAATGACTTCAAGTGTAGTCAAGTATGCATCGGAAAAGGATGCGGGAAGCTGATTTGCACCGCGGATATGTGCCTACAAGAGTGCGTTTCTGGTAACTGCGAAATGGACTGTAGATCGACGAAAAAGTGCAGTCAAATTTGCCGAGGCGGGGGTTGTAGGATGACTTGCCTTTCGTCGAAGACACATCTTTGTCGGCAGTTTTGCACGGGCGGGGGTTGCGATATGACGTGTAATGCTAAAAACTGCGCACCCTCGTGTCACGCAGGGCATTGTAAATACACTCGTAATAGACCAGCCGAGTCTAGCGTGCTCAAGATATGCGATTCCAGCGACCATGGTGTGTGTAGGCAGGTTTGCGCCCACGTGGAGGGGTGTGACTTACAGTGCAACCATTACAACTCCTTTCACTCATGCAACCAGACATGCGATGATGGTATGTGTAAAATGAGTTGCACTACCAAGGAAGTGTGTAATCAGAATTGCGCGGGAAGTCAATGTTACACCATGACTTGTAACGCCAAGTCGTGCGTACAAATATGTAATGGCGGCGAGTGTGGGCTGATAGAGTGTAATGCGGAGCGCTGTTCGCAATTGTGTTTCGGGCACGGATGTCACATGAAATGCTCGGCTAAAGTCAAGTACTGCGACCAGGCGTGTACAGGAGCAGGGAACTGTATATTTGATTGTCATGCACAGACTTGCACTGTTACACTCTTGTGA
- the LOC116616247 gene encoding keratin-associated protein 10-4 isoform X2 — protein sequence MVSPGVLAVVLFTLVNPGRGQTGQTGRTRQTKEFDAESSQCTLRGDSMCHQYWAVRMRNMTCHVSKQFNACDQLCHGGKCNQSCVAPKECRQRCFAGACKDMKCDSHKCRQHCLRSACSSQCKSKECKQECNLSSCNLACEPGVKRCVQKCKAGNCIMRCPRGVQYCEQSCVYGNCLMFCEADKCKRSCRAGSKCAYLDRPKPPPTQRSLIDNCNYGEVNRTCYQDCIAGSCDIKSDAPDKNHSQVCFGGRCNFDCTNDFKCSQVCIGKGCGKLICTADMCLQECVSGNCEMDCRSTKKCSQICRGGGCRMTCLSSKTHLCRQFCTGGGCDMTCNAKNCAPSCHAGHCKYTRNRPAESSVLKICDSSDHGVCRQVCAHVEGCDLQCNHYNSFHSCNQTCDDGMCKMSCTTKEVCNQNCAGSQCYTMTCNAKSCVQICNGGECGLIECNAERCSQLCFGHGCHMKCSAKVKYCDQACTGAGNCIFDCHAQTCTVTLL from the coding sequence ATGGTGTCCCCCGGTGTTTTGGCTGTTGTCCTTTTCACTTTGGTCAATCCTGGACGTGGACAGACCGGACAAACTGGACGGACCAGACAGACCAAGGAATTTGACGCGGAGTCTTCCCAGTGTACACTGCGCGGCGACTCGATGTGTCACCAGTACTGGGcagtacgcatgcgcaacatGACGTGTCACGTGAGCAAGCAGTTTAATGCCTGTGATCAGCTGTGCCATGGCGGGAAATGCAACCAATCATGTGTTGCACCGAAAGAATGTCGCCAGAGATGCTTTGCTGGCGCTTGTAAGGACATGAAGTGTGACTCTCATAAGTGTCGGCAACATTGCTTGCGCAGTGCTTGCAGCTCGCAATGTAAGAGCAAGGAGTGTAAACAAGAGTGCAACCTGAGTAGCTGCAACTTGGCGTGTGAACCTGGAGTCAAACGCTGCGTACAGAAATGCAAGGCTGGAAATTGCATCATGCGTTGCCCGCGAGGGGTGCAATATTGCGAGCAATCTTGCGTATATGGTAACTGCCTCATGTTCTGTGAGGCGGACAAGTGTAAACGGTCTTGTCGTGCGGGAAGCAAGTGCGCGTACTTGGATCGGCCAAAGCCCCCTCCTACACAGCGATCCCTGATTGATAACTGCAACTATGGCGAGGTGAACAGGACGTGTTACCAAGATTGCATTGCGGGCTCATGCGACATCAAAAGCGACGCCCCAGACAAGAACCACAGCCAGGTGTGCTTTGGTGGTAGATGCAATTTCGATTGTACGAATGACTTCAAGTGTAGTCAAGTATGCATCGGAAAAGGATGCGGGAAGCTGATTTGCACCGCGGATATGTGCCTACAAGAGTGCGTTTCTGGTAACTGCGAAATGGACTGTAGATCGACGAAAAAGTGCAGTCAAATTTGCCGAGGCGGGGGTTGTAGGATGACTTGCCTTTCGTCGAAGACACATCTTTGTCGGCAGTTTTGCACGGGCGGGGGTTGCGATATGACGTGTAATGCTAAAAACTGCGCACCCTCGTGTCACGCAGGGCATTGTAAATACACTCGTAATAGACCAGCCGAGTCTAGCGTGCTCAAGATATGCGATTCCAGCGACCATGGTGTGTGTAGGCAGGTTTGCGCCCACGTGGAGGGGTGTGACTTACAGTGCAACCATTACAACTCCTTTCACTCATGCAACCAGACATGCGATGATGGTATGTGTAAAATGAGTTGCACTACCAAGGAAGTGTGTAATCAGAATTGCGCGGGAAGTCAATGTTACACCATGACTTGTAACGCCAAGTCGTGCGTACAAATATGTAATGGCGGCGAGTGTGGGCTGATAGAGTGTAATGCGGAGCGCTGTTCGCAATTGTGTTTCGGGCACGGATGTCACATGAAATGCTCGGCTAAAGTCAAGTACTGCGACCAGGCGTGTACAGGAGCAGGGAACTGTATATTTGATTGTCATGCACAGACTTGCACTGTTACACTCTTGTGA
- the LOC116616248 gene encoding multiple epidermal growth factor-like domains protein 6, translating to MGIVTYIVVAMVIPISIIDTKTISRCAANKIRACRQHFIYGKFDVTCFHVSKNCDQKCISAGCTLHCDTPKHCRQKCLSSGCKKMVCNAAKCTQMCARSRCNMECNAGKCKQTCEGGSCTMACPPNARKCLQTCNGGGCHMTCPRGVGYCHQTCAHGRCFMSCDGKECVRKCGENGECQYSREPEPPRQIEYKKIRECRVAKGGICHQKCPFQWCDLNFSKRDDKRDGKQVCIGGSCLFRCNSKGGRCWQDCTGGKCLNMFCNSRMCIQSCGGGGCKMRCNALKCHQICVGGGCSMECDRKSKKCYQSCQGGHCTMKCKAPRCYKLCDSKTCIIPTKAPPLPRECKTLRGDSCKQECKTAKCALTCKGKGTYGSCDQTCERGKCQLRCNTRENCKQTCKEGKCLTMSCKAKNCDQECPGNQCRMACTSDKCRQVCAGRSCSMECARGTRECHQECKGGGCVFNCRGKKCSYSCEGGGCITRVAEELDGDTNSVTDRVYLLSLIPLKKHNNRREVA from the coding sequence ATGGGCATCGTAACGTACATTGTCGTTGCCATGGTAATTCCCATCTCGATCATTGACACTAAGACGATCAGCCGCTGTGCAGCAAACAAGATCCGCGCCTGCAGACAGCACTTTATTTATGGCAAGTTTGACGTGACCTGCTTCCACGTGAGTAAGAACTGCGACCAGAAATGCATCTCGGCAGGGTGCACCCTGCACTGCGACACGCCCAAACACTGCCGCCAGAAATGCCTTTCAAGCGGATGCAAGAAAATGGTTTGTAACGCTGCTAAATGCACGCAAATGTGTGCGCGCAGTCGATGTAACATGGAATGCAATGCGGGAAAATGTAAGCAGACGTGTGAAGGGGGGTCGTGTACTATGGCATGTCCGCCAAATGCGAGGAAGTGTCTGCAGACGTGTAATGGAGGCGGGTGTCACATGACCTGCCCACGTGGTGTGGGCTACTGCCACCAGACATGCGCACATGGCCGATGCTTCATGAGCTGTGACGGGAAGGAGTGCGTGAGAAAGTGCGGAGAAAACGGCGAGTGCCAGTACTCGCGTGAGCCCGAGCCCCCCAGGCAAATCGAGTACAAGAAAATCCGGGAGTGCCGGGTAGCGAAGGGAGGGATCTGCCACCAGAAATGCCCCTTCCAGTGGTGTGACCTGAACTTCAGCAAGCGTGACGATAAGCGTGACGGCAAGCAGGTGTGTATCGGAGGCTCGTGTTTGTTCCGGTGTAACTCCAAGGGGGGACGCTGTTGGCAGGATTGCACGGGCGGGAAATGCCTAAATATGTTCTGTAACTCAAGGATGTGTATCCAGTCGTGCGGAGGCGGGGGATGCAAGATGAGGTGCAACGCGCTCAAGTGCCATCAGATTTGTGTAGGCGGTGGCTGTTCCATGGAGTGCGATAGAAAATCCAAGAAGTGCTATCAGTCGTGCCAAGGTGGACACTGCACAATGAAGTGTAAAGCCCCGAGGTGCTACAAGCTATGTGACAGCAAGACTTGTATAATTCCCACTAAGGCACCTCCCTTGCCGCGCGAATGTAAAACTCTGAGGGGCGATAGCTGCAAACAAGAATGTAAGACAGCCAAGTGCGCGCTGACTTGCAAGGGAAAGGGTACATACGGGTCCTGCGATCAGACTTGCGAGCGAGGGAAATGTCAGCTGAGATGCAACACACGCGAGAACTGTAAGCAGACGTGCAAGGAAGGGAAATGCTTGACTATGAGCTGCAAGGCAAAGAATTGTGACCAGGAATGCCCGGGAAACCAATGCCGCATGGCCTGCACGTCTGATAAGTGCCGTCAAGTCTGCGCAGGGCGTAGCTGCAGCATGGAGTGCGCGCGCGGCACACGCGAGTGCCACCAGGAGTGTAAGGGAGGCGGCTGCGTGTTCAACTGCCGGGGGAAGAAGTGTTCTTATTCCTGCGAGGGTGGTGGGTGTATCACACGCGTGGCCGAAGAGTTGGATGGTGACACAAACTCGGTGACGGATCGTGTCTATTTATTGTCGCTCATTCCATTAAAGAAACACAACAACCGGCGTGAAGTGGCGTGA
- the LOC5509355 gene encoding monocarboxylate transporter 4 has protein sequence MKRSWLSCFDPSINRSGATDNVWSWCVCFAATLCNALHFGVSLSFGVLLPYLLEHFNASLERTALVGSLAIAMTFTATLLAGRLIDRYGRRIVSFAGGLTCALGLTLTSFAHSINMLYCYYSLTFGLGCSLLFTSAYLVIPKHFNTRRALAIGIVSSGGGLGFLALGPLLQYLLATFDWKNTCRIMAATFLLSCALSIVYDSKKSDECLSERIQPQNVEPKDTLEKKQEEAGCVFPRNRSVRIANKAWVIKAPSQRLLDWSVWKYPAFSVHTLSLTLACVGHYIPQIFMVKYCESLGISSAAASRLLIYIGLATMTTRVLVGEVCDLRWLSASAMSQVAKTLSGAMAIAVAFAVTYGQFVVVSVLYGLADGAMATTLNFLLMSTVPTSKMSSAFGFGSIATSVAVAAGPPLSGFLTEISRSSRLSFIVAGGIIIFSALIPLTLYCFPSTRGTKSDGKRVLVAMEEEKAESLV, from the exons ATGAAGAGGTCGTGGTTGAGTTGTTTTGATCCAAGTATCAACCGTTCTGGTGCTACTGACAATGTTTGGTCCTGGTGTGTTTGTTTCGCTGCTACCTTGTGCAACGCTTTGCATTTTGGCGTTTCGCTCAGTTTTGGAGTATTATTGCCGTATCTTTTGGAACACTTCAACGCAAGTTTAGAAAGGACTG CATTAGTCGGCTCTCTTGCTATCGCCATGACTTTTACAGCCACTCTGCTGGCCGGTCGTCTTATAGACCGCTACGGCCGGCGGATCGTGTCCTTTGCGGGGGGTCTGACATGCGCCTTAGGGCTCACCTTGACGTCGTTCGCGCATAGCATAAACATGCTCTACTGCTACTATAGCCTAACTTTCGGGCTGGGTTGTAGCCTCCTTTTTACATCAGCTTATCTAGTAATTCCTAAACATTTTAACACTAGGCGCGCGCTGGCTATCGGGATTGTTTCTTCTGGAGGGGGGCTTGGATTTCTCGCCCTAGGACCTCTCCTTCAGTATCTCTTGGCTACCTTCGACTGGAAGAACACTTGTCGAATCATGGCGGCAACTTTTCTGCTGTCCTGTGCGTTATCCATTGTCTACGACTCGAAAAAATCAGACGAGTGTCTTTCGGAAAGAATACAGCCACAGAATGTCGAACCGAAAGACACGCTTGAGAAAAAGCAAGAAGAGGCTGGTTGTGTTTTTCCGAGAAATCGAAGTGTGAGAATAGCTAACAAAGCCTGGGTAATAAAGGCTCCTTCTCAGAGACTACTTGATTGGTCAGTGTGGAAGTATCCGGCCTTTTCCGTGCACACACTGTCACTGACGTTAGCATGTGTCGGACACTACATTCCACAAATATTTATG GTTAAGTATTGCGAAAGCCTGGGAATCTCTTCTGCCGCCGCCTCAAGACTCCTTATCTACATTGGCCTTGCTACCATGACGACGCGTGTTCTTGTAGGTGAGGTGTGCGATCTACGATGGCTTTCCGCCTCCGCCATGAGCCAGGTCGCTAAAACGCTAAGTGGCGCAATGGCGATTGCAGTTGCGTTTGCGGTAACGTATGGACAGTTTGTAGTTGTTAGCGTTTTGTATGGGCTGGCGGATGGTGCAATGGCGACGACACTTAACTTTCTGTTGATGAGCACTGTGCCTACTTCAAAGATGAGTTCTGCGTTTGGCTTCGGCAGCATCGCGACgtcagtagcagtagcagcaGGTCCACCGCTATCAG GTTTCCTAACTGAAATCTCCAGATCAAGCCGGCTTTCATTTATCGTCGCAGGGGGGATAATCATCTTCTCTGCCTTGATACCGCTGACTCTGTACTGCTTTCCGTCAACCCGTGGTACAAAAAGTGACGGGAAGCGCGTCCTTGTTGCCATGGAAGAAGAGAAGGCTGAATCTCTAGTGTAG
- the LOC5510708 gene encoding uncharacterized protein LOC5510708 isoform X2: MRPLLAGWYLIKTKDIRYIDLLHKSIGATLKISSKSVLLEKRLDDLCRRSSAQKKKLNVRGSVKQRLDFCTSACKVRLLRKEVVEIKDLVEERVEETSSIAERDELVTALKDEVRRLKGNNDSFRQQIRHLKRETCDANVGTPIPELKTEQSKNRKIKILKNKAVKALAFVELLGLELDFLQVTDSVNEKNYNLDLSTACQGGSKTTGQNALYLSLNENDKATVESVLFLMDKFGVGDDFIQKVSSIVDGFPRGYIIKQCHAELNKQFNIRPTPGQVPGAQFSFKERLVEQIKSLRASGMVTDHVRIKLSGDGARMSRSSNFILLSFAILNAPDDLLSSKGCVPHLYAISLAIHGTRLYIPMFLIPSYNYILGTHTVAVINGPEKHDTIAESLKDVLEEIDAVQDHGYVELDGKKINVEFSLGGDYKFLLQTMGLSAANSEYACLWCKVHKKDRGDVSKDDEYYEKDPLRRTLQDIIECEKRKGRELLLCK, from the exons ATGCGACCCCTCCTTGCTGGCTGGTATTTAATCAAAACGAAGGACATTCGGTACATCGACCTGCTACACAAGTCTATAGGGGCCACTCTGAAGATCAGTTCAAAAAGCGTCTTACTTGAAAAAAGATTGGACGATCTATGCAGGAGAAGTtcggcacagaaaaagaaactaaaCGTACGGGGATCGGTGAAACAGCGCTTGGACTTTTGCACCAGCGCTTGCAAAGTCCGACTCTTGAGGAAAGAAGTTGTAGAAATAAAGGATTTGGTGGAAGAACGAGTCGAGGAAACTTCTTCCATTGCAGAACGTGATGAACTAGTTACAGCCTTGAAAGATGAGGTGCGACGGCTCAAGGGTAATAATGACTCCTTTAGACAGCAAATTAGGCACTTGAAGAGGGAAACATGCGATGCAAATGTGGGGACCCCCATCCCTGAATTAAAGACCGAACAAAGTAAaaaccgaaaaataaaaatactaaaaaataaagcagTGAAAGCACTTGCATTTGTAGAATTGCTTGGCTTAGAGCTTGATTTTCTCCAAGTAACTGACTCTGTCAATGAGAAAAACTACAATCTGGACTTGTCAACAGCATGTCAAGGTGGATCCAAAACAACAGGCCAGAATGCCCTATACCTGTCACTTAATGAAAATGACAAAGCCACTGTAGAAAGTGTTCTATTTTTGATGGACAAATTTGGTGTTGGGGATGATTTTATCCAAAAGGTGTCAAGCATAGTCGATGGCTTCCCAAGAGGCTATATCATAAAACAGTGTCACGCAGAGCTCAATAAACAGTTCAACATCAGGCCCACTCCAGGACAAGTTCCAGGAGCCCAGTTCTCTTTCAAGGAGAGACTGGTAGAGCAAATCAAGAGTCTG AGAGCAAGTGGTATGGTTACAGACCATGTCAGGATAAAGCTCAGTGGTGACGGGGCCAGAATGAGCCGCTCCTCAAATTTCATCCTTTTAAGCTTTGCAATACTGAATGCACCTGATGATCTGCTTTCCTCGAAAGGTTGTGTACCTCATTTATATGCTATATCTCTGGCTATACATGGAACAAGGCTATACATTCCAATGTTTCTCATACCATCTTACAATTACATTTTAGGTACACACACAGTGGCAGTTATCAATGGGCCAGAGAAGCATGACACAATAGCAGAGAGCTTGAAAGATGTTCTTGAAGAAATTGATGCAGTGCAAGATCATGGCTATGTAGAACTTGATGGCAAGAAGATAAATGTAGAGTTCTCTCTGGGCGGAGACTATAAG ttccTCTTACAAACAATGGGTTTGAGTGCTGCAAACTCAGAATATGCTTGTCTTTGGTGCAAAGTTCACAAGAAAGACAG AGGTGATGTGAGCAAGGATGATGAGTATTATGAGAAGGACCCTCTACGCAGGACCCTACAGGATATCATCGAgtgtgaaaaaagaaaagggaGAGAATTACTGCTGTGTAAATAA
- the LOC5510708 gene encoding uncharacterized protein LOC5510708 isoform X1 yields MRPLLAGWYLIKTKDIRYIDLLHKSIGATLKISSKSVLLEKRLDDLCRRSSAQKKKLNVRGSVKQRLDFCTSACKVRLLRKEVVEIKDLVEERVEETSSIAERDELVTALKDEVRRLKGNNDSFRQQIRHLKRETCDANVGTPIPELKTEQSKNRKIKILKNKAVKALAFVELLGLELDFLQVTDSVNEKNYNLDLSTACQGGSKTTGQNALYLSLNENDKATVESVLFLMDKFGVGDDFIQKVSSIVDGFPRGYIIKQCHAELNKQFNIRPTPGQVPGAQFSFKERLVEQIKSLRASGMVTDHVRIKLSGDGARMSRSSNFILLSFAILNAPDDLLSSKGCVPHLYAISLAIHGTRLYIPMFLIPSYNYILGTHTVAVINGPEKHDTIAESLKDVLEEIDAVQDHGYVELDGKKINVEFSLGGDYKVTFVYRFLAECNILKRKTSSNLLLFFQFLLQTMGLSAANSEYACLWCKVHKKDRGDVSKDDEYYEKDPLRRTLQDIIECEKRKGRELLLCK; encoded by the exons ATGCGACCCCTCCTTGCTGGCTGGTATTTAATCAAAACGAAGGACATTCGGTACATCGACCTGCTACACAAGTCTATAGGGGCCACTCTGAAGATCAGTTCAAAAAGCGTCTTACTTGAAAAAAGATTGGACGATCTATGCAGGAGAAGTtcggcacagaaaaagaaactaaaCGTACGGGGATCGGTGAAACAGCGCTTGGACTTTTGCACCAGCGCTTGCAAAGTCCGACTCTTGAGGAAAGAAGTTGTAGAAATAAAGGATTTGGTGGAAGAACGAGTCGAGGAAACTTCTTCCATTGCAGAACGTGATGAACTAGTTACAGCCTTGAAAGATGAGGTGCGACGGCTCAAGGGTAATAATGACTCCTTTAGACAGCAAATTAGGCACTTGAAGAGGGAAACATGCGATGCAAATGTGGGGACCCCCATCCCTGAATTAAAGACCGAACAAAGTAAaaaccgaaaaataaaaatactaaaaaataaagcagTGAAAGCACTTGCATTTGTAGAATTGCTTGGCTTAGAGCTTGATTTTCTCCAAGTAACTGACTCTGTCAATGAGAAAAACTACAATCTGGACTTGTCAACAGCATGTCAAGGTGGATCCAAAACAACAGGCCAGAATGCCCTATACCTGTCACTTAATGAAAATGACAAAGCCACTGTAGAAAGTGTTCTATTTTTGATGGACAAATTTGGTGTTGGGGATGATTTTATCCAAAAGGTGTCAAGCATAGTCGATGGCTTCCCAAGAGGCTATATCATAAAACAGTGTCACGCAGAGCTCAATAAACAGTTCAACATCAGGCCCACTCCAGGACAAGTTCCAGGAGCCCAGTTCTCTTTCAAGGAGAGACTGGTAGAGCAAATCAAGAGTCTG AGAGCAAGTGGTATGGTTACAGACCATGTCAGGATAAAGCTCAGTGGTGACGGGGCCAGAATGAGCCGCTCCTCAAATTTCATCCTTTTAAGCTTTGCAATACTGAATGCACCTGATGATCTGCTTTCCTCGAAAGGTTGTGTACCTCATTTATATGCTATATCTCTGGCTATACATGGAACAAGGCTATACATTCCAATGTTTCTCATACCATCTTACAATTACATTTTAGGTACACACACAGTGGCAGTTATCAATGGGCCAGAGAAGCATGACACAATAGCAGAGAGCTTGAAAGATGTTCTTGAAGAAATTGATGCAGTGCAAGATCATGGCTATGTAGAACTTGATGGCAAGAAGATAAATGTAGAGTTCTCTCTGGGCGGAGACTATAAGGTAACATTCGTCTACAGGTTCTTAGCAGAATGtaacattttaaaaagaaaaacatctagtaatttgcttcttttttttcagttccTCTTACAAACAATGGGTTTGAGTGCTGCAAACTCAGAATATGCTTGTCTTTGGTGCAAAGTTCACAAGAAAGACAG AGGTGATGTGAGCAAGGATGATGAGTATTATGAGAAGGACCCTCTACGCAGGACCCTACAGGATATCATCGAgtgtgaaaaaagaaaagggaGAGAATTACTGCTGTGTAAATAA
- the LOC5510708 gene encoding uncharacterized protein LOC5510708 isoform X3, translating to MRPLLAGWYLIKTKDIRYIDLLHKSIGATLKISSKSVLLEKRLDDLCRRSSAQKKKLNVRGSVKQRLDFCTSACKVRLLRKEVVEIKDLVEERVEETSSIAERDELVTALKDEVRRLKGNNDSFRQQIRHLKRETCDANVGTPIPELKTEQSKNRKIKILKNKAVKALAFVELLGLELDFLQVTDSVNEKNYNLDLSTACQGGSKTTGQNALYLSLNENDKATVESVLFLMDKFGVGDDFIQKVSSIVDGFPRGYIIKQCHAELNKQFNIRPTPGQVPGAQFSFKERLVEQIKSLRASGMVTDHVRIKLSGDGARMSRSSNFILLSFAILNAPDDLLSSKGTHTVAVINGPEKHDTIAESLKDVLEEIDAVQDHGYVELDGKKINVEFSLGGDYKVTFVYRFLAECNILKRKTSSNLLLFFQFLLQTMGLSAANSEYACLWCKVHKKDRGDVSKDDEYYEKDPLRRTLQDIIECEKRKGRELLLCK from the exons ATGCGACCCCTCCTTGCTGGCTGGTATTTAATCAAAACGAAGGACATTCGGTACATCGACCTGCTACACAAGTCTATAGGGGCCACTCTGAAGATCAGTTCAAAAAGCGTCTTACTTGAAAAAAGATTGGACGATCTATGCAGGAGAAGTtcggcacagaaaaagaaactaaaCGTACGGGGATCGGTGAAACAGCGCTTGGACTTTTGCACCAGCGCTTGCAAAGTCCGACTCTTGAGGAAAGAAGTTGTAGAAATAAAGGATTTGGTGGAAGAACGAGTCGAGGAAACTTCTTCCATTGCAGAACGTGATGAACTAGTTACAGCCTTGAAAGATGAGGTGCGACGGCTCAAGGGTAATAATGACTCCTTTAGACAGCAAATTAGGCACTTGAAGAGGGAAACATGCGATGCAAATGTGGGGACCCCCATCCCTGAATTAAAGACCGAACAAAGTAAaaaccgaaaaataaaaatactaaaaaataaagcagTGAAAGCACTTGCATTTGTAGAATTGCTTGGCTTAGAGCTTGATTTTCTCCAAGTAACTGACTCTGTCAATGAGAAAAACTACAATCTGGACTTGTCAACAGCATGTCAAGGTGGATCCAAAACAACAGGCCAGAATGCCCTATACCTGTCACTTAATGAAAATGACAAAGCCACTGTAGAAAGTGTTCTATTTTTGATGGACAAATTTGGTGTTGGGGATGATTTTATCCAAAAGGTGTCAAGCATAGTCGATGGCTTCCCAAGAGGCTATATCATAAAACAGTGTCACGCAGAGCTCAATAAACAGTTCAACATCAGGCCCACTCCAGGACAAGTTCCAGGAGCCCAGTTCTCTTTCAAGGAGAGACTGGTAGAGCAAATCAAGAGTCTG AGAGCAAGTGGTATGGTTACAGACCATGTCAGGATAAAGCTCAGTGGTGACGGGGCCAGAATGAGCCGCTCCTCAAATTTCATCCTTTTAAGCTTTGCAATACTGAATGCACCTGATGATCTGCTTTCCTCGAAAG GTACACACACAGTGGCAGTTATCAATGGGCCAGAGAAGCATGACACAATAGCAGAGAGCTTGAAAGATGTTCTTGAAGAAATTGATGCAGTGCAAGATCATGGCTATGTAGAACTTGATGGCAAGAAGATAAATGTAGAGTTCTCTCTGGGCGGAGACTATAAGGTAACATTCGTCTACAGGTTCTTAGCAGAATGtaacattttaaaaagaaaaacatctagtaatttgcttcttttttttcagttccTCTTACAAACAATGGGTTTGAGTGCTGCAAACTCAGAATATGCTTGTCTTTGGTGCAAAGTTCACAAGAAAGACAG AGGTGATGTGAGCAAGGATGATGAGTATTATGAGAAGGACCCTCTACGCAGGACCCTACAGGATATCATCGAgtgtgaaaaaagaaaagggaGAGAATTACTGCTGTGTAAATAA